Proteins found in one Sporosarcina sp. FSL K6-3457 genomic segment:
- a CDS encoding methyl-accepting chemotaxis protein: protein MKSLRSKILLLVLSMVFLCTFLMSIFGYFVNYKAVEDEVGIELIGCANVATLVIDWQDVELLKNNPQDDKALIALEEGITAFINKKTWFKDAFIISVNEGTATLLAADERLKSQGYQAGDNFHYDEAIDRAIEATTTMQHQMPMYSKVYTFQNSKRISGYSPILNDEKEIIAFLGVDYHGEVVAERTWPRVWIIVKVGIGIFMLATIITLLVANRIVRPLVQLKNQAETFASGDLATYIDTYKKDEIGQLAQSFEKMRQSLLTILIQVKDSSIQLSESSRLLAANSEEQTLATDMIAKSSVELAIESEKQVEETVFISKAINNLEIDMGKVNDNAIEAKVQSEKSIQLARQGKNDMTMMAQQMGATSQSIENAMEKFELLTEKSKTTVDIISTILMISNQTNLLALNASIEAARAGENGSSFTVVATEVRELANQSKEAADNIKMILEEIQLNIKEAHFALYDGVEQFGIGKDLVRQSGHSFETIFAAIEEVFEKSISTSNVVLSSTQLVNQIHTSIEKVTNGVGNVAISSKELSAASEQQAEMIYEELQSVKNLSSLAEQLQSTVQQFKMD, encoded by the coding sequence TTGAAAAGCTTACGTTCCAAAATTTTATTATTAGTGCTATCTATGGTTTTTCTATGTACATTTCTAATGTCTATATTTGGTTATTTCGTTAATTATAAAGCCGTTGAGGATGAGGTAGGAATAGAACTGATTGGCTGTGCGAATGTTGCAACGCTAGTTATTGATTGGCAAGACGTTGAATTACTCAAGAACAATCCTCAGGATGATAAAGCTTTAATAGCCCTTGAAGAGGGAATAACAGCATTTATTAATAAAAAAACATGGTTTAAAGATGCTTTTATCATATCGGTAAATGAGGGTACTGCTACTTTATTGGCAGCAGATGAACGATTAAAAAGTCAGGGATACCAAGCGGGGGATAACTTCCATTATGACGAGGCTATCGACAGGGCTATTGAAGCGACAACTACTATGCAACACCAGATGCCTATGTACTCCAAGGTTTACACATTTCAAAATAGTAAGCGAATATCAGGCTATTCACCAATTTTAAATGATGAAAAAGAGATTATAGCATTTTTAGGAGTGGATTATCATGGTGAGGTTGTGGCTGAACGCACATGGCCACGGGTATGGATTATTGTCAAGGTCGGTATTGGTATATTTATGCTGGCTACAATCATTACACTACTTGTTGCGAATAGAATTGTGCGTCCGTTGGTGCAATTAAAAAATCAGGCAGAAACCTTTGCGAGTGGTGACTTAGCTACTTATATTGATACATATAAGAAAGATGAGATTGGACAGCTTGCGCAGAGCTTCGAAAAAATGCGTCAAAGTTTGTTGACAATATTAATACAAGTAAAGGATTCGTCCATCCAATTATCGGAGTCCTCTAGATTATTAGCGGCTAATTCAGAAGAACAAACACTTGCAACAGACATGATTGCAAAATCTTCTGTCGAGCTAGCGATTGAATCGGAGAAACAGGTAGAAGAAACGGTTTTCATATCAAAAGCGATAAATAACCTCGAAATAGATATGGGGAAAGTGAATGATAATGCAATTGAAGCAAAAGTTCAATCGGAGAAGTCTATTCAATTGGCAAGACAAGGAAAGAATGATATGACAATGATGGCTCAACAGATGGGTGCGACGAGTCAAAGTATTGAAAATGCGATGGAAAAGTTTGAGCTGTTGACGGAGAAATCGAAAACGACTGTGGATATTATTTCGACAATCTTAATGATTTCCAACCAAACCAATTTATTGGCACTGAATGCTAGTATTGAGGCAGCGAGAGCAGGAGAGAATGGGAGCAGTTTTACGGTTGTAGCAACAGAGGTGAGGGAGTTGGCTAATCAGTCTAAAGAGGCGGCAGATAATATCAAAATGATTTTAGAAGAAATTCAATTGAATATAAAGGAAGCGCATTTCGCATTGTATGATGGTGTCGAGCAGTTTGGTATAGGTAAGGATTTAGTGCGTCAATCTGGGCATTCATTTGAAACAATTTTCGCAGCGATTGAGGAAGTATTCGAAAAATCTATTTCTACTTCAAATGTTGTGTTAAGTAGTACGCAATTAGTCAATCAGATTCATACTAGTATTGAAAAAGTAACGAATGGAGTAGGTAATGTCGCTATATCATCAAAAGAACTGTCTGCAGCAAGCGAGCAGCAGGCTGAGATGATTTACGAAGAATTACAATCTGTGAAAAACTTGTCCTCGCTTGCTGAACAGTTACAATCCACAGTTCAACAATTTAAAATGGACTAG
- a CDS encoding methyl-accepting chemotaxis protein, with protein MIKILKNNTLLMKLVLIHIITVVVAGVAGILFSQQSLLLTTIVIALILLIGLWFVYAVCQQHTVSPQQTIDENDEPSLDTEELFQRIGDASINVIMSAGELTAISEETSAASEEINYAITTISQEVLHQLTDMESINDRVKVMNNSIISMNQQNQLIKQVTTQSETATQKGAEMVTQLKKSNDESLQAADKISASITELYNKTIDISRITETIKNIASETNLLALNASIEAARAGTHGKGFAVVASEVRKLAEQSNMATKQIQDMISSIEKETENTVNTMMETISHSKQLDESVKATEIEFVAIRQAVAQTIEAIDTLHDELQTVTEQNHNITLAIQNTSEVSQQTVVSVDNIVSSIQSQNTMIAMIADSASHLSEISLQLDAITQ; from the coding sequence ATGATAAAAATACTAAAAAACAATACTTTATTGATGAAATTAGTACTTATTCATATCATTACAGTCGTAGTAGCTGGTGTAGCTGGCATACTGTTCAGCCAACAAAGTTTACTGCTTACTACAATTGTAATCGCTCTCATTCTCCTAATCGGTCTATGGTTTGTTTACGCTGTCTGTCAGCAACATACTGTATCCCCCCAACAAACAATCGATGAAAACGATGAACCTTCACTTGATACGGAGGAGCTTTTCCAACGAATAGGCGATGCCAGCATCAATGTCATTATGTCTGCTGGAGAACTAACAGCTATTTCCGAAGAAACTTCAGCCGCCAGCGAGGAAATCAACTATGCGATTACTACTATTTCACAAGAAGTCTTACATCAATTAACCGACATGGAAAGCATTAATGACCGCGTTAAAGTAATGAATAACTCAATCATCTCTATGAATCAACAAAACCAGCTCATTAAACAAGTCACTACACAGTCCGAAACAGCAACGCAAAAAGGCGCTGAGATGGTAACACAACTTAAAAAATCCAATGATGAGTCATTGCAAGCCGCAGATAAAATCAGTGCAAGCATTACCGAGTTATACAATAAAACAATCGATATTTCACGGATAACAGAAACCATTAAAAATATTGCTTCAGAAACAAATTTATTGGCGCTCAATGCCAGTATTGAAGCTGCAAGAGCAGGAACTCATGGTAAAGGGTTTGCTGTTGTTGCGAGTGAGGTACGTAAATTAGCAGAACAATCAAATATGGCTACAAAACAAATCCAAGATATGATTTCAAGCATTGAAAAGGAAACAGAGAACACGGTTAACACTATGATGGAAACAATTTCTCATTCCAAACAACTCGATGAATCTGTCAAAGCAACTGAAATAGAATTCGTCGCTATCCGTCAAGCTGTGGCACAAACGATTGAAGCCATCGATACCTTACATGATGAACTCCAGACAGTCACAGAACAAAACCATAATATAACGCTTGCGATTCAAAATACATCTGAGGTTTCACAACAAACGGTTGTATCAGTCGATAATATCGTTTCATCCATTCAGTCACAAAACACAATGATTGCGATGATTGCAGATTCTGCAAGTCACCTAAGCGAGATTAGTTTACAACTTGATGCGATTACACAATAA
- a CDS encoding DUF871 domain-containing protein: MRNLGISIYPQYGTEKELVNYMEKASEYGFSRIFTCLMSANDDKDVQQLQQLLKKANELGFEVIADVSPTVFADKNLSYKDLSYFKELGLSGLRLDMGFSGAEESIMSFNEHGLAIELNMSQGTKYLDQILSYQPNKQQIIGCHNFYPRRYTALSREHFLKCSAQYKDQGIRTAAMISSKHAAFGPWPVQEGLPTLEEHRGLAIDVQAKDLFQTGLIDDLIIGNMFASDEELKSLSLLNRYLLELKVEFKEQTTAVEKEIVLAKGHFNRGDVSAYVIRSTQTRVDFAHEEFPAHNTEPITRGDVTIDNVGYARYKGELHLARKDMDNSGNTNIVATIDKDEQFLLDHVHPWQKFKLIEK, translated from the coding sequence ATGAGAAACCTTGGAATTTCAATTTATCCACAATACGGTACGGAAAAAGAACTCGTTAACTATATGGAAAAGGCCAGTGAATATGGCTTTTCACGTATCTTCACATGCTTAATGTCTGCGAATGACGACAAGGATGTCCAACAGCTACAGCAGCTATTGAAAAAGGCAAATGAGCTTGGCTTTGAAGTAATCGCTGACGTTAGCCCAACCGTTTTTGCGGATAAAAATCTTTCTTATAAAGATTTGTCTTATTTCAAAGAGCTTGGTCTATCAGGATTAAGACTGGATATGGGCTTTTCTGGCGCCGAAGAAAGCATTATGTCATTCAATGAACACGGCTTAGCTATTGAATTGAATATGAGCCAGGGCACAAAATATCTTGACCAGATTCTTTCTTACCAACCTAACAAGCAGCAAATCATTGGTTGTCATAATTTCTATCCACGCCGCTATACAGCGCTATCTAGAGAGCATTTCCTAAAATGTTCTGCACAATATAAAGACCAAGGCATTCGCACAGCGGCGATGATTTCTTCAAAACATGCAGCATTCGGGCCATGGCCTGTACAAGAAGGTCTTCCTACTCTTGAAGAACATCGTGGACTAGCCATTGATGTACAAGCAAAAGACCTTTTCCAAACAGGCCTGATTGATGATTTAATCATCGGTAATATGTTTGCTTCTGACGAAGAACTGAAAAGTCTATCCTTGCTCAATCGCTACTTATTGGAGCTAAAAGTTGAGTTTAAGGAACAAACAACGGCTGTTGAGAAAGAAATCGTCTTAGCTAAAGGTCACTTCAACCGCGGTGACGTTTCTGCCTATGTGATTCGCTCAACACAAACCCGTGTAGATTTTGCGCATGAGGAATTCCCAGCCCATAATACTGAGCCAATTACACGTGGCGATGTGACTATTGATAACGTCGGCTATGCACGCTATAAAGGTGAACTCCATCTTGCACGTAAAGATATGGACAACAGTGGAAATACAAATATTGTCGCAACGATTGACAAAGACGAGCAATTTTTACTGGACCATGTTCATCCTTGGCAGAAATTCAAGTTAATCGAAAAATAA
- a CDS encoding 6-phospho-beta-glucosidase → MKIAVIGGGSSYTPELIEGIILRADQFKVDEIVLVDIEAGKEKLEIVGALAKRMIQKSGLPIKVELTFNRIKAITNADFVLTQFRVGGLDARANDERIPLKYDVIGQETVGPGGFAKAIRTIPVILDICDEIEQYSKDAWLINFTNPAGMVTEAVHKYTNVKVIGLCNVPVNMKQMAANILEVDRDDLNISFSGLNHLVYATKVFVGGKDKMNTLIERIAEGRNMNMRNIHDAPWDKEFLQALQALPCPYHRYYYMMDEMLIEEKEAAELRGTRAEQVKVIEKALFKTYSNPNLDVKPKELEERGGALYSEAAISLITSIVTNDHAIHTVNVPNNGTIPNLPDDVVIEVSCVVNSEGPQPIQVGTLPSEINGLIQQVKAFEQLTIEAAVTGDKGKALLALTTNPFVPSSKVAKLLLQDLLETNQDYLPQFHK, encoded by the coding sequence ATGAAAATCGCTGTAATCGGTGGCGGTAGTAGCTATACACCTGAACTTATCGAAGGGATTATCCTTCGTGCCGATCAATTTAAAGTAGATGAAATTGTTCTCGTTGATATTGAAGCAGGTAAAGAAAAACTTGAGATTGTCGGTGCCCTGGCCAAAAGAATGATTCAAAAAAGCGGTCTCCCTATCAAAGTTGAACTAACTTTTAATCGGATTAAAGCCATAACAAATGCTGATTTCGTCTTAACACAATTCAGAGTCGGCGGTCTGGATGCTAGAGCCAATGATGAACGAATTCCACTGAAATACGATGTCATCGGTCAAGAAACTGTTGGTCCTGGTGGATTCGCCAAAGCCATTCGTACCATCCCAGTTATCCTCGATATTTGCGATGAGATTGAACAATACTCCAAAGATGCTTGGTTGATTAACTTCACAAACCCAGCAGGAATGGTAACTGAAGCCGTTCATAAGTATACAAATGTCAAGGTAATCGGTCTGTGTAACGTACCTGTTAATATGAAACAAATGGCTGCCAATATATTAGAAGTCGATCGAGATGACCTCAATATATCCTTCTCAGGACTAAACCACCTCGTCTATGCCACGAAAGTCTTTGTGGGTGGTAAAGACAAAATGAACACGCTTATTGAACGAATTGCCGAAGGACGCAATATGAATATGCGTAACATTCATGATGCTCCTTGGGATAAAGAATTCTTACAAGCGCTACAAGCATTACCATGCCCATACCATCGCTATTACTACATGATGGATGAAATGCTCATTGAAGAAAAAGAAGCGGCAGAACTCAGAGGCACGCGTGCTGAACAAGTAAAAGTCATTGAAAAAGCATTATTTAAAACGTATAGCAATCCTAATCTAGACGTTAAACCGAAAGAATTAGAAGAACGTGGTGGTGCACTGTATTCAGAGGCTGCTATTTCTCTTATTACCTCTATCGTGACCAATGATCACGCGATCCACACAGTGAATGTCCCTAATAACGGTACCATTCCAAATCTTCCAGACGACGTCGTCATTGAAGTTTCCTGTGTTGTTAACAGTGAAGGACCACAGCCTATTCAAGTAGGCACATTACCGTCTGAAATTAATGGGTTAATTCAACAGGTGAAAGCATTTGAACAATTAACGATTGAAGCAGCTGTTACAGGCGATAAAGGCAAAGCATTGCTGGCTCTAACAACTAATCCTTTTGTTCCTTCCAGTAAAGTGGCCAAATTATTGCTACAGGATTTACTAGAAACCAATCAAGACTATCTACCACAATTTCACAAATAG
- a CDS encoding PTS lactose/cellobiose transporter subunit IIA, translating to MNMEEQIMQIILFSGNAKSTAFEAIQAAKDKDIEQANALLEKANEELGSAHKVQTFLIQSEIRGEKVETSLLLIHAQDHLMNAITFKDLAGEFIALYETVNNYTKN from the coding sequence ATGAACATGGAAGAACAAATCATGCAAATTATCCTTTTTAGTGGTAATGCAAAAAGTACAGCTTTTGAGGCGATCCAAGCTGCAAAGGATAAAGATATTGAGCAAGCAAACGCATTACTTGAAAAAGCCAATGAAGAGCTAGGCAGCGCACATAAGGTTCAAACCTTTTTAATTCAATCAGAAATTCGCGGAGAAAAAGTAGAAACTTCGCTACTACTCATTCATGCCCAAGATCACCTCATGAATGCCATTACCTTCAAAGACCTCGCTGGTGAATTTATCGCATTATATGAAACAGTAAATAATTACACAAAAAACTGA